tttgttttttgctgcaTTATTTAGAAAACCACATTTCACCATGGCATGACATGCCATCATGACTCAGTGCCATGTAAGTTATTTCTGCCAAGTAATTAGACCTGGCTCTGCATTGTAAACTGttcaaaataattacaaaaacagtGCATGCAGACCCATTCAGCCTGTTTTTTAATTTCCCCCTTTGGTGTTATTTTGAGCAGCGCTTGGTTAAAAGCAGGCAGCATGCAGCAGACAGAAGGCACGGTGAGCTATAGTTCCTGGTTAATGATGCCTCAGGCTATTTCCCAGTCAAATGAAGGTAGGGCCACTCTCCTTAGGTGAATTTACTCCAGTGTTGTTTGTTAGTCAGTCATCCACAGTGTGGAGCCTCCCTTTAAGCATACACTGAGACGGAACAGATGGCAACCCCTACCCGGAGATGCCACCACAAAGACACCGCACACTCAGTCGGTCAGTTCGTCAGCTATGATTAGAGCTAGATTCAATAAAGTGCTTGTTGTCATGCAGGGAAGCATCATGATAAGTAACACTTGACTCAGTATGAGGTTCAGATCTTGAACATTTATTATCCTTAAGCAGTGAATAAGAAGAATTATACTGGTGTTTAGAGGTATACAGAGACGTCattatctatatctgtatctgttcaaccaacAAAAGATccgtctctgtatctgtattcgGGTGGAAGAAGATGTGGTTTATTCCAGAAGTCGTGTTAAATCGGGAAAATGTTGTATTTCCTAACCTTATATTCATTGGCGATGCAATTTGTTATGCCTTTCAAAGcttcaaataaatgttatattggcagtaattaataataaaatacatttcatactGTAATGTTCATCTCCCTCTCGTTCTTGAACTAAAAAAGGTTGTTGAATTGACTGAACACCCAAATGACCATTGTTCCGAAAGTACTCCCTGCAACtaacagaagcacatggctaattattatgcagaattaTATAATCGGACCTTGACTACAGAGAGGTCACTTTTCAACAATGTGTAGAAACGACTGGTTATGATGCAAAAGCATTCCAATCATGGCTTTTTGTTCCCCCGAATAATGACGAGAAACTTCAGGTAGAAGAAATATCTGTTTCCATCTCATTGTTTGTTATTTCCCGATTAACGCATTTGGATATGGGTCAGCTACTGTATATCCCTTTTAGTATTATAATTTGTCGTGTATACTGTACATTGGCAATATTCAAAGTTTTATTCAACAATACGCTACGTGCCAactcatttgaaatatttccatttgaaaaGTTTCAATACTAGATCAACCACACAATAGTTTTGTGCGACAACATTTGACATGAAGTTCAATGGAAGCACAGCAGTGACACAATGGGTACAACACAATGTTCTGGTAATAAGCTGAATCATAGCAGAAAGCAGAATGCTGCATTTAAGTGACACATTGTTCAAGTtagagaaaaatacagaaaactaTGTGCAGGGGTCTAATAGTTTGTAAGTTGCATATACAGTTTGACCATATTTTCTTAACAAAACACCTTTAAGTCTGGCCTGTATCTCTTTCCTCCCTCATCCCTTTAACTCTCTgtatcatacacacacgcagacaagtaagcacacacatttttatctACTCGTAACAAGGTGTTaggaggagcaggtggaggGCATTCTGCCACATGCTGAACCATCCGTCTGTTGCTGCCTGTCTCAATATCACGCTAGGTACACAGCATACAAATGCAACAAAGCTGAGCGAAACAAGCACTCTGCAGCAATTTGGAGACAACAAATACGACTCAAACACTTGTGAGAGAAGAGATCACAGCCAAGATATCAGACAAAGACTGACTGTGAGGCAGCAGAACAGCGGACATCTTTGCTGGCTTCAgctatttgttttgtctttttctctcaggATCTGTGACTGAGAAAGTGTTCATTTCAAGCCCTGGCTTCTACTGCCAttctataaaaaagaaatataaagaagtgcaaaatataaatgcagagATGGCAGAATGAAGTacgttttgtatatttaaaaatgaaattagAATAGTAAGcagttatatatttaataaagtacaaaacaaacatgtgaatGCAAACTGTACAATCATTTATGAATCATTAATCCTTTTCCTTGTTTCAGCATTTCATTATATCCATGTTGAGCAGAAAGAAATGCTACATTTGTGGAAACAGGGTTAAGTGTTTCTATTGGAATAAATAGATTGGAGcaaaacatagaaatagaataATATGTATAAAGAATCTACAGTATAATCtatgtacaatatttacattattaacctaaaaatatttcattcaagaaaatgtattcattataaCACTTGTCTTGTCACAAAACAAACTCTCATTGGCGGGTTAACTTAAAAAGATATTattgaaatgtcaaataaaacctTAGTATTTAAAATTTAACATATAAATAGTTTGGGTACCTTGTAGGTACCTCATAAAATATTCAACTAACTTGCTTGGTTTTATATGACCTGAAGTAATCTTCATTTTTTGAACGAAAAAGGCAAAACTGTATTAACTTCAGTcaaaaaaaacatgtacattTCAAGGCATTCTTACACTTTCATATCGCAAAAGAATGTCAGCAAAAGTCAATTAACATCTGTCCCAAAGTCAGATAGAAACAGTGCACGATCAGGTTGTGTACTCACACAAGTTTCCTTTATCCCTTGTGCAAAGAAATGGGCGACCAAAACCAGTGATTCAGGCTTTGATAAAAGAGAGCAAAGCCACACAGGAGTCTTCAAGTGAAATGAGTTCCATCTCAACTCTCCAGTTTATCTCAGCAAACCAAACTGTCACTGGGGGTATCAGGAACTTGTCTAATCACATCGTAGATGGTGGTGTGCATATCCTGAACTGACTCGAGGCGAGCCAAAGATCTGCATGATGCCTGCAAGACAGTTGCATAGGGAAATTTAAAAACTACACACAACTTTTCAACAATAGACAAAGGCTTAAAATCTTCCTGCGTTATCACTGAATCCATGGCGATGTACAACATGTTAAACATACCTGTGCAGATTCCATTTTCCCCGGTATGGAGACAAACTCGTAGATGCCAAAGTCTTCTGTTGCATCTTCATGACCTGTTGATACACAGGCTTTAATGTCAGGCCAGTGCATTAGTATCTATTTTGAGTCAAACTTTCCAGTTACATGATGAATTTACTGGCACCATAAAACTGCTTTTCAGTTGGAATCAATGAGACATCCTGACCTTGTTTACTTTTCTGCTTTAAACTCCTCCTGTCTCAAAGCTGTTTTTAAGCAACGACTTTCAGTTTAATGGAAGACCATATAATCACCTTCAAAATACGATGTaagatatttacatttacatctaaATTTGATGTAGGCATACCCTATAATGGGATCGTCCTTGATAAactggttaaaaaaaaacatgcagtgGCTTACCTGAACGATGTGGTCGTTTCTGCTCTGAAAGCGGTCTGCcaaggaaaataaaactgttaGTTGCTAATACACTTTGTATGATAGAAGTACTATTGTTAATATCTgtattcattttatattcacaGTTCTTACCTGTTGTATATGCTCATCAGAACTGTTGATAatggacagaaagagacagagggaaataATTAGTCACAGATTATTAATATATCTTTGACTTATTCAAATGCAGTAGATACTTTGCCCTGGTTACCTTCAGTTTTACTGACATCTACAAGTTATTTACATTCATGATTAATCTCAACATGTAAGATCTCAAAGCAGCAAGCTGTTAGTGTTCTCTTACAACTCTCAGCATGTAGACAGGCAGAttttaaacagacaaacaggttGCAATTCTTACTGCTAAAACAACCTCTGTCAAAGCAGCAGAATAAGCCATGGTCTTACCTCTCTTAGGATGGCAGGTTCTCCTGAGGAAGAACAGCAGCATACAGCCGATGGCGAACAAAGAGCAGACGATAATGGCTGCCAGAGGGGATACAGGGCTGCCCTTCTGGCTGTGCTTCTCTTTCCCTATAGACAAATACATGAGACAATGATATTAGCCAAGCTGATTAGAGGGATGGCAATGTCGAAAGATTGGTCCACCACCTTGGTTCAGACTGAAAGAACTCAGCAACTATTAGGATTCTCTTAGGATACTTTTCCTCCAGCACAACAATGAGGTTTTTGGGTAAAATCTTGACACCTGTTAGATGGATTGATGCAGAATGTGGTAGTAATATTCAGGGTCTCTACTCTAGAAGATGCATATGAATAACTTTGGTGATAACTTTTCTGCTAATGCTATCATCAAGTCAAATTTTGGATTTGCCCAATAGGCCTAGCTTACTTGGGTTTATGACCAAATCCCTGCACTAATGATATTCCCATCAGTCTTAGCTGTGCATTGCTAATTACCGAATATTAGCATGCTACTAGGCTATACTCAAATAGAACCTGTTAGACATTAGCATGTTGGTATTGTCACTGTTAGCCTGctcatgttagcatttagcttaaagcacCAGTGCTGGACACAGAGACTCCTGGAAGGCATGAGCGATGCGGCCTCATGATTTCCAGGCGATAAAAGACGCGCCATGTGTCCCAGGCCTCATTCAGCGGCTAGCATGGCTAATCTTGATAAAAAGGTTTGTCATCAGAGGCTTCTTTGGTGAAGTTTGATCAACACAAATGGATGCTGGTCATGAATTATGTTAACTCAATAAAGAGCATTTTAAATCGAAGCAAGTATCAACAGTAGCCACCAGGGAGCCTTTCCCAGTATCACCACAACAACATATCAATGTTGCATTCGGCACACAGAAACTCCACATGCCATAAAACTTAGTCAACAAATACAACAGCTGTTATCCTCTGTTGACTTTCCCAGCCACTGAACTTTAATACAGGCTGAGGGCACTGACACCTAGCAACAGAGATAAAACAGCAGTTTCATAATAGCCATATATATTTCATGTTATATCCATAACCTGGTTTCACTTTTCACCTGTTGTGCACACACTGCTTCATCTACAGTATTTTATCCACCCGCATGTTCCCAAAGCTGGCCATGGTGTTTGTCATTGTCAATATATATCTCTCATAGCTCATAAACCTCTTCTGCTTTTTGGCACGACACATTGTTTACAGAGTGTTTATCTCAAAGGATTCCCAAAACCTACCCACGCTCTGCTCTTTCCTGCCATGTTCCACCCTCTACCCACCTGTTCCAAAGCTGGCCACCACCAGAGTAAATTGGGCCTCGTCCTGCTTCTGCGTCTTGTTGTTGAAGGCGCGGCACAGGTACTCTTCAGTCTGGGCCAATCTATAGGAGAGAACCTCCAGCCGCGGGCCCACAGTGATGACCTGGGTGGTGTTGCGGCTCTTAGACATCCAGACGTAGCTGTTGGGTGGGTTGGAGTCAGCCTGGCATTCAAAGAAGACCAGCTCTCCAGGATTGATAGTGAACACTTCTCCTGTTCGCAGGCCCTGGCCTGAGTTCACCTCCAGGTTGTAGGGGCCATCTGCAGGGGCAAGAGTGGGTCAGAGAAACATGACAGTTTGCTGCTGATCATTATACGGAATGGTTACTTTTCTATTAATCGTGTATCatggggcagcagcagcagccaaaaTATTGTGTATGCAGGGTCATAGGTTCAATCAACAGTCCAGCTGGGGAAATGAAAGAGCAGTGCTTGCCCTAGAACAAGAACACCAACAAAACAGCTCCAGTGAAAATGTTATGAGAAGCCATCTTGCTTATTAATCCAGAACAGTTTCTTGCTAGTCGTTTGATTTGtgttataatgtaaatgttgtgaaaAGATTTAATGGAAAGAAATAATGTCACAAGATTGTATTAGGACCACAAAAGAttgatgttttgttattttaaatgatgacaACAGCAGTGTCTCCCTACAGCATCTCTAAGGAAGGTAGTTTAACAAGATCTCGGTTTAAAGTCTGATAGACTTCACTGTAACACAACATAAGTTAGTGGCAACCCAAACATTGCAGATCTAGTGTGTTGCATCTAAACTGAACACTGTTAGTTATTTGAGTGTCATATAGTATTTGTAGGTAatacattaacatgaatacaaatAGAACAGAAGCTGGACATAAAACTGAAGGAGGTATTTTAACAGTGCAGTGTACCTGCTTTCTGTAGTATGCTACTGAATGCTAACACAAACATGCTCTGTCTATGCAAACAGAGATTATAGCAACTCAAGACTTACTCGTTCTGCATGTTTGAGCAAACTGACTGAAGGGATAGAAAACATGATGTCGCTCAATTGTACTGCAACCTTTTACATAGCATCATTACATAAACATCAGTTTTGTGAAAcgtaaaacacattcaaatgaattcaTTGAATGattatacatgtatttatttctggGTGCAAAGTCACAAAACGAGGTCATTTTATCAGCTTATCTATGCACTTTATGGAGAGAAGCTCTGTGAGATAAGTCTGCTCATATGCAAATACAGTCTTATGTTTTCAGGTGTCAGAAAGAAGTTTGATCTCACATGCATGTGACCTCATACAGTGAAAAGAGAGAGCAAAAACAAGCTTAGACGTATCCAATGTATTGGTTGTAGTACTGGAGCTTTGCCACAAATACATCCTacagtcaaatgtttttaaagaacaattGTACAAGATAATTAAACTGAACTACACAGGTTATTCTGACCTTGTAAAGTTTATAGATCTGGTGTGTGGCCATTTAAAAAGACTTAATGGTATTTCACTATTTGGTACATTTAGGTTTATCCTGCCTAATTACAAGTTAGCAACAGCTTGTATAATGAAGATCACACCTGCCATGTTAGAGATTTTGGCAACCAGGGAGGTAAAACAAAATCTGATGCAGTCCCTGTAATATTAGCCTGGCATTACGGACCTCTTTTTGCTGTAATTTATCATTTCTGGTGCTCACAGCAGCCATTTTCTCATGAAAAATATGATCAAAGTGAGCACCACATCAACATCCATCTCCCTATATTATAAATCACTGAATATTACGCTCTTAAATGAACCACATTGCCATTCTCTGGGAACTAATTGGGAACTAGATTTGCATTTCCAGGTGGTCTTGGTGCAGAGACAGcagtagaaagaaaagaagaaaacaaatatctaCTCACAATAGACATTGAGTTCCACGGCCCTGCTGTGCAGGCCCTGGCTGACAGCGTTGCTGGCCACACAGTGGTAAGTTCCCTTGTCCTCTTTTCTCACCGGACTGATTAACAATGTAGAGTTGTCTTGGGTGAAGTGGTATCTGTCACTGGCCCCAAGTGCGACATTGTTCCTCAGCCACTGGAACACAACTCTCGTTCCTGTCTCGACGGAACACGTCCAGGTTACGTTTGCCTTGTCCTCAACAACTGCATATGATGGGCTCTTCTCAACGACTGGACTGGACACAGGGACTGAGGAATAACCAAATATGTTAGGGCTGAGTCCAGAGATGACACTCAAATGGTCATTATGACATGTGATAGGAAAACACTCACCATCCACTGTTACGTGCACAGTCCTCCCCTCCTTGATAAACCGTCCTGTCTCGTTATGAAACGCTATGTTGAGGTTCAGGTGGTAATCCCCCTCATATTCCTGGTTTAACTTCTGGATTAGCAAAGAAACATTGGGTTCTTTAAAGAGGAGGTGGTTGTGGTGCATCATGTCAGTGATTCTGGCCTCTTTGGTAAACGTCACCAACGTGGTTCTGATGCCGCTCGGAGTGGTGTGGGACCAAGTTCCCTGGATCTCAACATCATCCAGCGGGAAGCGAGT
This region of Cottoperca gobio chromosome 11, fCotGob3.1, whole genome shotgun sequence genomic DNA includes:
- the hepacam2 gene encoding HEPACAM family member 2; the encoded protein is MEATGRTALSVCSVLFILTEVSSEFIHIPSLVHHGIEGKSVLLSVETRFPLDDVEIQGTWSHTTPSGIRTTLVTFTKEARITDMMHHNHLLFKEPNVSLLIQKLNQEYEGDYHLNLNIAFHNETGRFIKEGRTVHVTVDVPVSSPVVEKSPSYAVVEDKANVTWTCSVETGTRVVFQWLRNNVALGASDRYHFTQDNSTLLISPVRKEDKGTYHCVASNAVSQGLHSRAVELNVYYGPYNLEVNSGQGLRTGEVFTINPGELVFFECQADSNPPNSYVWMSKSRNTTQVITVGPRLEVLSYRLAQTEEYLCRAFNNKTQKQDEAQFTLVVASFGTGKEKHSQKGSPVSPLAAIIVCSLFAIGCMLLFFLRRTCHPKRVLMSIYNRPLSEQKRPHRSGHEDATEDFGIYEFVSIPGKMESAQASCRSLARLESVQDMHTTIYDVIRQVPDTPSDSLVC